The following nucleotide sequence is from Chromobacterium rhizoryzae.
AGCAGCGCGCCGGCCGCGTCCAGATCCGCCTGGGTCTGCCGCGGCACCGCCTCCAGCAACATATCGCATTCCAGCAGCACTCTCACCCGCAGCAATTCCAGCACTTCCGGCAGCGACAGCTGGGCGATCACCGCGCCGCGCCGTTCGGTGATGGCCACCAATCCTTCCGCCTCCAGTTGACGCAGCGCCTCTCGCAGCGGCACCCGGCTGACGCCCAGTTCCTTGGACAGCGCCTCCTGGCGCAGTTGGGTGCCGGCCGGCCACTCTCCCAGCAGGATGCGCTGGCGCAGCGTGTCGGTGGTGGTGGCGGTGAGGGTTTGGCGCGGAACGGTGGTTTGGGGCATGGCGAAATCGGCGGTTGGAGTTTTCAAATTATCACAGGCGCGGGGAGGGCGGGCAATGGCCGCGTCCAGTCTTTGTTTTGGCATGGATTATGGGCGTGCTTGCTGTAATTTTGTATTCAATTATTCATGGTTTCATCCATTTTTTAAGGTGTTTTTGAGTTGGTAGCGATGCTGCAATGCAAGGTGATTAAAAAACAACACACAATAACACATTGATTTTATTGTAAAATTAATTGTTTCACATATGAGGTAACGCAATATTATCGCAAGCGCTTGTCTGTTGAGTGCCTCAAAAATTGTATTCAAAAATGAGCGCGGTTAGAGTGGCCCCATCACAAGCGAGGAGCAAGAACATGGCGGTGCGCGAATTCGAATGTCTCGATGGCCATACCTGCGGCAATCCGGTGCGGCTGGTGGTGAACGGCGGTCCGCGGCTGGAAGGGGAGACCCAGGCGGAGCGGCGGCTGGATTTCATCCGCCGCTACGACTGGATACGCACCGGGCTGATGTTCGAGCCGCGCGGCCATGCGCAGATGTCCGGCGCCTTTCTGTATCCGTCGACGCGGGAGGATTGCGACATCGCGGTGCTTTACATCGAGACCAGCGGCTGCCTGCCGATGTGCGGCCACGGCACCATAGGCGTGGTCACCATGGCGCTGGAGCACGGTCTGGTGACGCCGGCCGCGCCCGGGGTGCTGAATCTGGACACGCCGGCGGGCAAGGTGGCGGCAGAGTACCGGATGGAGGGCGACAAGGTCGCCGCGGTGACCTTGACCAATGTGCCGTCCTTCCTCTACCTGCGTGATGTGGAGGCCGAGGTGTCCGCGTTGGGGCGCTTGCGGGTGGACATCGCCTACGGCGGCAATTTCTATCCCATCGTCGAGGCGCAGCCGGGCTATCGCGATATGGCGGATTACTCGCCGGCGCAGCTGGTGGCGATGGGGCGCGAACTGCGCGAATACCTGAACCGGCATTACGACATCGTCCATCCGCTGGACCCCAATATCCGCGGCGTCCGTCATTGCCAGTGGACCGGCGCGGCCAAGAACGCCGGCTCCAGCGCGGCCAACGCGGTGTTGTACGGTGAGTCCGCGCTGGACCGCTCGCCTTGCGGCACCGGTACTTCGGCGCGGCTGGCTCAGCGTCACGCGCGCGGCCTGCTCGCCGTCGGCGAGGATTTCATCCACGAGAGCCTGATCGGCAGCCAGTTCGTCGGCCGCGTGCTGGCGGAAACGCGGGTGGGCGATTACCCGGCCATCGTGCCCTCGGTGCGGGGCTGGGCGCGCTTCACCGGCTACAACCGCATCCTGCTGGACGACGCCGATCCCTATGTCCACGGCTTCGAGGTGGCCTGAGATGAGCGCGCGCGTCATTGTCGTCGGCGCCGGCGTGGTGGGCATCGCCGCGGCGCTGCAACTGCGGCAAGCCGGGCTGGAGGTGTTGCTGCTGGACCGCGGCGAACCGGCGCGGGAAACCAGCTACGGCAACGCCGGCGCGCTGGCGGTCAGCGATGTGATTCCCTTGGCCGAGCCCGGCGTTTGGCGCCGCCTGCCCGGCTGGCTGCTGGACCCGCTGGGGCCGCTGGCGGTGCGCTGGCGCTATCTGCCGACGCTGGCGCCGTGGCTGGCGCGTTTCGCGCTGGCCAGCCGGCCGGCGCGGGTGGCTGCCCTGACCCGCGCGCTGGCGGCTTTGCTGAACCGGGCCGCCGCCGATTACGCGCCGCTGGTGGAGCTGGCCGGGCTGGAGGGCATGTGGCGGCGGCACGGCGCGCTGACCTTGTACCGCGACGCGGCCGAGCTGGAGCGGGCCTTGCCGGCCTGGCGGCGGAAGTCCGAGCACGGCGTGGGCTGGCAGGCGCTGGATCAGGCGGCGGCCCAGGCTTGCGAGCCGGCGCTGCTGGATGGCTGGGCGCGCGCGGTCAAGGTGGCGTCCTGGTCCCATGTCGATGATCCCTATCTGTTCTGCCGGGGCCTGTTCGACGCCTTCGTCGCCGCTGGCGGCGGCTTCGAGCAAGCGGAGGCGGCGGCCCTGAGCGAAGGCGAGGGCAAGATCGACGGCGTGGTCTGCGCCGATGGCCGCACGCTGGCCGCCGCCCAGGTGGTGGTGACCGCCGGCATCTGGAGCGATCGCTTCACCCGGCAGTGCCGCTACCGGGTGCCGCTGGAAAGCGAGCGCGGCTATCACGTCAACCTGCCCAAGGCCGGGGTGGCTTTGCGCCATTTCATTCAGTGCGCCAGCGAAAGCTTCGTGATCCTGCCGCTGGCCGACGGAGGCCTGCGGTTGGCCGGCACCGTGGAACTGGCCCACCGCGACGCGGCGCCGGACTGGCGGCGCGCCGAGATCCTGCTGGACAAGGCGCGGCGCATCGTCGGCGATTTTTCCACCGAAGGCATGACGCTGTGGATGGGCAACCGGCCGTCGCTGCCGGACACCGTGCCGGTGATCGGCCCGGCCCCGGATCGCCAGGGCCTGTATTTCGCTTTCGGCCACGGCCATTTGGGCCTGACGCTGGCCGCCACCACCGGCGCGCTGCTGCGCGACATGGTGTTGCGGCGTCCGCCGGATCTGGATTTGCATCCTTACCGCCTGGCGCGCTTTTAGAACATGTTTTCGATCTCGCGAGTTAGAGCGAGACAAGGCGAAAACGGCCGAGGAAGCGGAATGTACCCGTGGTGCATGAGCATGTCGAAGTCGTTTTCAATGCGGTATCGCAGCAGCGCAGTAGACCGTAAACAGGTTCTGAGCGCCGCGGCCCCTCCGCGCCGGCAGCCTGGACGCCGCCGGCCGCCCACCCGAGCAGAGGAGAAACGCCATGCAACAAAGATCGCCGCGCTTGCCGAGCGCAACCCAGGTTGTCGCGGTGATGGCCGGTTTCATCGCCATCATGTTTCTATTCCTTAACGTGCTGGACCTGCCCATCCAGCTGGCGCTGTTCAGCAGCTGGTTCCTGGTGATAGGGCTGGGCAACTGGCTGGGCCGCAGTTACGACGATATGCAGCAGGGCCTGATCCAGGGCATCCACAACGGCATGGTGGCGGTGCTGGTGCTGATTACCGTGGGCGCGCTGATCGGCACCTGGATCGCCGGCGGGGTGGTGCCGGCCATCATCTACTACGGCCTGGCCATCATGAGCCCGCAGATCTTTCTGTGCGCGGCCTTCATCATCTGCATGCTGACCTCGCTGGCCACCGGCACCTCCTTCGGCACCGCCGGCACGGCGGGCATCGCGATGATGGGCATAGGCTACAGCTTCGGCATGCCTTTGCCGCTGGTGGCCGGCGCGGTGATTTCCGGCGCCTATGTCGGCGACAAGATGTCGCCGCTGTCGGACACCACGGTGATGACCGCCTCGCTGTGCAAGGTGGATCTGATCGACCACATCCGCTCGATGATGTGGGTCAGCGTGCCGGCCACCTTGCTGACCGCGCTGTTGTTCCTCGGCGTCGGTTTCTTCTATGTCGACGCCGGCCTGGACACCGGCCGCGCCGATCTGGCGATGCAGGCCTTGGGCTCGCATTTCACCGTCAACGGCTGGCTGCTGCTGCCGGCGGCGGCGGTGATCACGATGTTGACGATGCGGCTGCCGTCCATCCCGGTGATCTGCTCGGGGGCGGTGATGGGCATCGTCTGCGCCTGGTGGGCGCAGGACATGCCCGTGCTGGACGCGGTGCGCACCGCGTACTTCGGCAACCGCACCGCGTCCGACGTGGAGTTTCTCAACACCTTGCTCAACCGCGGCGGCATCGAATCCATGCTCAGCGTGATCGCGCTGATCCTGTTCGCCCTGGGTCTGGGCGGCCTGATGGAGCGCGCCGGCATCCTGGAGGTGATCAGCGCCAACTTCCTGCGCTGGGCCAATAATCCGGGCCGTTTGACCGTTTCGACGATTCTGGGCGGCTTCTTCGGCAACTTCTTCGGCGGCGCCGCCTATGTGTCGCTGATCACCGCCAGCACCATCACCGAGCGCAATTACGATCTGCAGGGCATAGAGCGCCGGGTGCTGTCGCGCAATGTCGAAGCCGGCGGCACGGTGACCGCGCCCATGGTGCCCTGGAGCGACGGCGGCGTGTTCATGGCGGCGACGCTGGGCGTGTCCACGCTGCAGTATCTGCCCTTTCTCTGGTACCACCTGCTGGTGATCGCCATCAGCGTGTTCTACGGCTACGCCGACATCGCGATCTGGCGCGTCCGCTCCGCGCCCGCCGCCGCCGCGCCGGCTTGAGCCGCGCGACCTTCTTCCACCCGTAAGTACAAAGGAAACTCCCATGCAAGAACAAGGCATTCTGGTTCCCATCGTCACGCCGTTCGACCGCGACGGCCGCCTGGACCTGGCGGCGCTGCGGCAGCTGATCGAGCGTTTCATCGAGCAAGGCGTCGCCGGCGTCGTCGCCTGCGGCACCACCGGCGAATACTACGCGCTGGACGAGGGCGAGCGCCGCCAAGTGCTGGAGTGCGTGGCCCAGGCGGGCAAGGGCCGGCTGCGGCTGATCGCCGGCGCCAACGACCTGTCCACCCGCGGCGCGATCGCGCGCGCGCGCCAGGCGGCGGAGCTGGGCTACGAGGCGCTGATGCTGGCGCCGCCGGCCTACAGCCTGCCGGACCAGGCCGGCATCGTCGCCCATTTCAAGGCGGTGGCCGCCGCCAGCGCGCTGCCCATCATTCTCTACAACTTCCCGGCGCGCGCCGGGGTCGGCATCGACATCGACAGCGTGGCGGAGCTGAGCCGCGAGCCCAATATCGTCGGCATCAAGGAAAGCAGCGGCGATTTCAGCCGCGCGCTGGCGCTGATCCAGGCGAACTTGCCGGATTTCGAGGTGATCTGCGGCTGCGACGACCAGGCGGCGGATTTTCTGTTCTGGGGCGTGCGCAGCTGGATCAGCGGCGCGGCCAACGTCTTTCCCGGTGAACAGGTGGCGATGCTGAACGCCGCCAAGGTCGAGGACTGGGCGCGGGTGCGCGCGCTGATGGCGGCGATGTATCCGGCGATCCAGGCGATGGAATCCGGCGGCTACAACCAGAAGGCCAAGCTGGGCGTGCGTCGCCACGGCGTCGAGGCCGGCGATGTGCGCCTGCCGCTGTTGCCCTTGCCGGGCGCGGAAGCCAAGGCCTTCCTCGACGCGCTGGCCGCGTTCGATCGTTAACAGGAGACTGAGATGCCATTAAGCAAGGAAACGGTATTCGAGCAGGCCCGCGCCGGGCAATT
It contains:
- a CDS encoding 4-hydroxyproline epimerase encodes the protein MAVREFECLDGHTCGNPVRLVVNGGPRLEGETQAERRLDFIRRYDWIRTGLMFEPRGHAQMSGAFLYPSTREDCDIAVLYIETSGCLPMCGHGTIGVVTMALEHGLVTPAAPGVLNLDTPAGKVAAEYRMEGDKVAAVTLTNVPSFLYLRDVEAEVSALGRLRVDIAYGGNFYPIVEAQPGYRDMADYSPAQLVAMGRELREYLNRHYDIVHPLDPNIRGVRHCQWTGAAKNAGSSAANAVLYGESALDRSPCGTGTSARLAQRHARGLLAVGEDFIHESLIGSQFVGRVLAETRVGDYPAIVPSVRGWARFTGYNRILLDDADPYVHGFEVA
- a CDS encoding NAD(P)/FAD-dependent oxidoreductase, with amino-acid sequence MSARVIVVGAGVVGIAAALQLRQAGLEVLLLDRGEPARETSYGNAGALAVSDVIPLAEPGVWRRLPGWLLDPLGPLAVRWRYLPTLAPWLARFALASRPARVAALTRALAALLNRAAADYAPLVELAGLEGMWRRHGALTLYRDAAELERALPAWRRKSEHGVGWQALDQAAAQACEPALLDGWARAVKVASWSHVDDPYLFCRGLFDAFVAAGGGFEQAEAAALSEGEGKIDGVVCADGRTLAAAQVVVTAGIWSDRFTRQCRYRVPLESERGYHVNLPKAGVALRHFIQCASESFVILPLADGGLRLAGTVELAHRDAAPDWRRAEILLDKARRIVGDFSTEGMTLWMGNRPSLPDTVPVIGPAPDRQGLYFAFGHGHLGLTLAATTGALLRDMVLRRPPDLDLHPYRLARF
- the nhaC gene encoding Na+/H+ antiporter NhaC codes for the protein MQQRSPRLPSATQVVAVMAGFIAIMFLFLNVLDLPIQLALFSSWFLVIGLGNWLGRSYDDMQQGLIQGIHNGMVAVLVLITVGALIGTWIAGGVVPAIIYYGLAIMSPQIFLCAAFIICMLTSLATGTSFGTAGTAGIAMMGIGYSFGMPLPLVAGAVISGAYVGDKMSPLSDTTVMTASLCKVDLIDHIRSMMWVSVPATLLTALLFLGVGFFYVDAGLDTGRADLAMQALGSHFTVNGWLLLPAAAVITMLTMRLPSIPVICSGAVMGIVCAWWAQDMPVLDAVRTAYFGNRTASDVEFLNTLLNRGGIESMLSVIALILFALGLGGLMERAGILEVISANFLRWANNPGRLTVSTILGGFFGNFFGGAAYVSLITASTITERNYDLQGIERRVLSRNVEAGGTVTAPMVPWSDGGVFMAATLGVSTLQYLPFLWYHLLVIAISVFYGYADIAIWRVRSAPAAAAPA
- the dapA gene encoding 4-hydroxy-tetrahydrodipicolinate synthase, which encodes MQEQGILVPIVTPFDRDGRLDLAALRQLIERFIEQGVAGVVACGTTGEYYALDEGERRQVLECVAQAGKGRLRLIAGANDLSTRGAIARARQAAELGYEALMLAPPAYSLPDQAGIVAHFKAVAAASALPIILYNFPARAGVGIDIDSVAELSREPNIVGIKESSGDFSRALALIQANLPDFEVICGCDDQAADFLFWGVRSWISGAANVFPGEQVAMLNAAKVEDWARVRALMAAMYPAIQAMESGGYNQKAKLGVRRHGVEAGDVRLPLLPLPGAEAKAFLDALAAFDR